One region of Zingiber officinale cultivar Zhangliang chromosome 7B, Zo_v1.1, whole genome shotgun sequence genomic DNA includes:
- the LOC122003943 gene encoding uncharacterized protein LOC122003943 codes for MEKQNSPLFLGVECQNQVLRLFLPSYKFRRPACFQPDNETTPLVFTTRRQSRELRELRAMATVKKASVLVAACVGAVEALKDQAGLCRWNYTMRSLQQHAKGNVRSLSQAVRMHSSMCDGRSSEEAKRSEESLRKVMYLSCWGPN; via the coding sequence ATGGAAAAGCAAAACAGCCCCCTGTTTCTCGGAGTGGAATGCCAAAACCAAGTGCTTCGCCTTTTTCTTCCATCCTACAAATTCCGTCGCCCTGCCTGCTTCCAACCTGACAACGAAACCACTCCACTAGTTTTCACTACTCGAAGGCAAAGCAGAGAGCTACGAGAGCTTAGAGCCATGGCAACAGTGAAGAAAGCGTCGGTGTTGGTGGCCGCCTGCGTGGGCGCAGTGGAGGCGCTCAAGGATCAAGCAGGGCTTTGCAGGTGGAACTACACTATGAGGTCGCTGCAGCAGCACGCCAAGGGCAACGTGAGGTCGCTGTCTCAGGCCGTGAGGATGCATTCCTCCATGTGCGATGGGAGGAGCAGCGAGGAGGCCAAGCGGTCGGAGGAGTCGCTGAGGAAGGTGATGTACCTCAGCTGCTGGGGACCCAATTAG